A DNA window from Carnobacterium funditum DSM 5970 contains the following coding sequences:
- a CDS encoding helix-turn-helix transcriptional regulator, with translation MFNVNAKTFNPEILYVFDVTTAGPSSGRNHHHDFLELSIIIDGESLYTINDHTVRLEKGTILLFNPGLDHHEHSDAAMKNTQLHIGFRNVVLDCFPKDFFPVDSPVIHLMEQHHTEFFAICRKIIAERSANEPGLELMLKSLVTQLIVFLLRDKYALTNKHTRVTLTAEEQKKQQTANDIIHYLEAHYIEDITLNDLARNYYLSPTNLSRIFKEETGDSPINYLIKIRLEQAKLLLATQTGITIKEISKLIGYNDALYFSKLFKKHYGQSPSAFLKKAIVK, from the coding sequence ATGTTTAATGTGAATGCCAAGACATTTAATCCTGAGATTTTATATGTTTTTGATGTAACCACTGCTGGTCCTTCCTCTGGAAGGAATCATCATCATGATTTTTTAGAACTTTCAATTATTATTGATGGCGAATCATTGTACACGATTAACGACCATACCGTTCGTTTAGAAAAGGGAACTATCCTTTTGTTTAATCCAGGCCTCGATCACCACGAACATTCTGATGCTGCTATGAAAAACACTCAGCTTCATATTGGATTTCGAAATGTCGTGTTGGATTGTTTTCCAAAAGATTTTTTTCCAGTAGATTCTCCTGTTATTCATTTAATGGAACAACACCACACAGAATTTTTTGCTATTTGTCGCAAAATTATAGCTGAACGTTCAGCTAATGAACCAGGCCTTGAACTCATGTTAAAATCCCTTGTTACACAATTAATTGTTTTCCTTTTAAGAGATAAATATGCACTGACAAACAAACATACTCGCGTTACTTTAACAGCTGAAGAGCAAAAGAAACAACAAACGGCCAATGACATCATTCACTATCTTGAAGCTCATTATATAGAAGATATTACGCTAAACGATCTTGCGCGCAACTATTATCTCAGCCCAACCAATCTGTCCCGAATTTTTAAGGAAGAAACAGGCGATTCGCCGATTAATTATTTGATTAAAATTAGACTAGAGCAAGCTAAACTTTTGCTAGCTACCCAAACAGGCATTACTATCAAAGAAATTTCAAAGTTAATTGGCTATAACGATGCTCTC